CCCATGCAATTTACAAATTTGTCTATGttttgaggaagaagaaaatataaaaataaataaatatatagatacgCAGTCTTGAAAGAAATGGGTTTTCATGAAACTTAAACAAAatgctaaaaaaatttaaaatgaggCTAACAAATGAGAATGAAGGGCATCAATGGAAATTCCTCCtgctattttgatttaatctCAAAAAAGAGGTATTCTAACCCACCAAAATGGTGGATTAATTTTTCATGGTAAAACATAGGTTTCTTAGCCGCTAGATACATGATATGGGTctttaaaataactaaattactTATCGAACGCATGATAAACCCATAAAACACAAATGACATACCTACTAAACGACCccttataattattttagaaatttttatgtgatttgattttattgttagAGACTGGGCTAATCGCAGGTGTCGTATGCACGTTACCAAATTGGCCCGAATAAAACCAAGCTGAAGCCCAAAGCATGATTTCTTTTCCAACAAATTGAATGAGAAATTTGTAGAGATGTTTAATGCTTCACTTAAACAGTAAAACTGCGAGGTGACTACTTCTCTCTTGACCTCACTTCCCATCTCTCTCTACAAGAGCTAAACGGCGAGTTTGTGAAACCGGAGCTCTCCTTTGATCAATCTCACAGAAGGTAAATCATCTGATTTGTTGTTCTATCTTAATCGTAAATCGACTTGTTAATCGTCTTTATTTTCGTACCAATTCTTCTTCTCTAGGGTTTTAGGCGCACTTTAGATCTGCGATTTTTAACTTTTGGTTTAGGGTTTAACACTATGTAAATTTGCAACGATGATATTTTGCTATGATCCATGGTTAGATGTCgcgattttgttttttatttatttatttaggaaGTCTGTGGAATGTGTCCAATGTAGAAACGTAATTCTATCTGCCAATCGGTAACTGGAATTGCAGCGCGAGTGGGAACTATCATGATCCTTTCGTTTCCCCTAGAAACCTTTTTTCAACTTGAAAATTAGTCTATGCTCAATAGTAGTATTACGTATTTTCTCTTGTTGAACAGAAGTTCTAGTTTTGAATCCTTTTAATTTCATCTTCACTGTCGTGAAGGATATATTATTTTAGGTGGTTTGAGTTATAGGTGGTTTTATTCGAAAGTTTCCTTCATTTTGCAAATTTCCAATTTGTGCTGGAAAAAAATGGTGCAAATGATGTAATATGTTTATCAAATTTAGTGGGGAATTAATGGCCTTGTTATGGATAAGTTGTCCATAACATGCAGCCCGTGGAAAAGAGCAATCATGTGCTACTTGCTGAATTGGTGCTTTGGTTGGTTGTGTTTAATATAATGCGTCATTTGCGTTTTTGGTACTTGCATTTCGCGGAGTAGTTTGGCTAGGAAGTGGTCGGCGACTTTTTTGTATCTATTTTCTTCTGTCAATTTTCACCTTATGCTGGGCATTCTCAAACAAATTATTGGAGAgctatgttttgttttcttggtTGGATAGTCGTCCACCTTATATTATTAGCTGAATAAGGATGAACAGTAGTGGCAGTGTTACGCTATTTGAGGAACTTTGGATTCTAATTAGCTAGAAAACAGATAAGAATAAGTGCTACAGTGCTACTTAAACATCTTTGTACATGTTGATATGCTTGCTTTGTGCCTCTGTTATCTTTTATCTCTGGAAGAACCTCTTATGAAACTTTTATTGTTCCCGGCAACACTTTAAAACATGAACATTGGGAATGGCAGCACAAAAATCTTGCATAAAAGGATGAAAATGGTTAGTTAACTGCTATGTTTTTGTTGTACAAGATTCACTTAAGAGTTTAATGGCAGCGAGATTACAGCAATTGCAAAGCAAGGCTTGCCAAGCCAAGCAATATGTGACCAAGCATGGAACCACCTACTATAAGCAGTTATTGGAGCAGAACAAACAATATGTAAAAGAACCAGCAACTGTGGAAACATGTAGTGAATTATCCAAGCAGCTGTTTTACACTCATCTTGCCAGGTtacattttttcttcctttgtTTCTCATAAGCTCCTTTTCAGCATTTTATACagaatgattttatattgataGCTAGCCATCAATACAATTgttaatattagtaatatgaAGCTCTACCCATTGTCGAGCTAAATACTTGAGACAGATCACAAAGCTAAATGATGATGCTCACTGTGTAATGGTTTCACTGGATTGCTTCTATGATTGATTGGCACTCTTGACTCTTATCACGCAACTCATTTGCTTGATTCTTCTTCTATTCCTGGTGAAATTCGTTGAATCTTGTGATGTGTTTAGAGTTGTTATAGGAATTTGAAATGCATTTTTGTTCTCCTTGGTTTCCTTGGTGTAGTTTTGAaggtttatttgtttttgtgctGCCTTAACTGTTAGTCAGTGAGTTGGATAATGTCAAGCGGCGTCTTTTCATTATGTAATGTCTCCTTGTTACGGCAATTGCAGCATTCCCCGTCGCACTGAGACCTTCTGGAAGGAGATTGACTATGTGAAGAATATGTGGAGGCAGAGGCAGGATGTGAAGGTTGAGGATGTTGGAATCGCTGCTCTGTTTGGGCTTGAATGCTTTGCCTGGTTTTGTGCCGGTGAAATTGTGGGAAGGGGATTTACGTTTACCGGCTACTATCCCTGAAAACACAATGGGAAATAATTGTGGGAATGATTTGACGTACTCATGGTCGGGCAGGTTCATCACGCAACTTTTTTGATTTAAAAGAGAGTTTCAGAAGCTGATAAATCAGTATTAAAATTGAAGTCTTCAATAATCAGTACATCGGTCTTTGAATTTTCTCTGTTTTGAACTTccattgtttccattttacgTTTGATGATACTACTACTGAGTTGGATGTAGCTTAGCTCCTTATAACAGTTTTGGTGTTGCCATGAGAATTGCCTCTGTTTGCATCCATAATGgtttaattattatcattttgacAGTGGCATAAGtaattagtgtaattaaattagaatttgaagTGTAATAAGTTAACACCTAACCAGGGAACACTAAATTAACTctaatatcttaattaaatagcataatttttacttaaattagAAATAGTGTAAATTGTTTGGGACAATCTGAGAATGAAATGTGCAAGTAGCAcgggacagaggaagtatgattaatatatttgcGATGTGATTAAAAAATTGCACTCCATGATTCATTCATTTAATCTAATTtcgaatttaaattttattagtatcaGTTGAAGTAGTTGAAGtaagtaatagtaataatatttttaaataaacaaataaaattacacaagaaaaaaaattgtcaagaaaataagtttataaaacCAAACAAGACTTAACCGAACAAGGATATAGTACTTCTACTAAGCTTCTACTCCCCCCGTCCACGATTAAAAGTCCCATTTCTAAAtgacatgggttttaagaaatgtcaAGAAAAGTGGGCGGAAGAAAATTAGTCCGGGAATATTTTTTctcacgaatgaaaaaattcatgttattttaatagtttgaagaacaattttgtaggatgtgcttcaagaaaaactattttctaatattgaaaaacttgaagctctcaaaattgttgtcgagaaattacgaaaaaaaaatccgtatcataatattatttgtgggaattttttcattcgtgggaaaaaacaaatacagggtaaagttcgtgatattatttgtcaattttaaagttcaaaggaaaaactcaactttttgaaagtttcatgatattagatgtcaatatcccttcttaaaatgaaaacaaacaccaaaacattgaaaaaatttctattttactttagtTCTAACCTATCATACCCATACTTTAAGGATATCAATGTAGCCCATAATCCGTGGGCTGACTCGAATAGCCCgtcaaatttatagggttagaCTATCTCCAAGGGTAtactaaaacctaaaatgagaTAAGTATTTAGTTTCAATAATACTCAAAAACCAATctcatttttggtttttgagaaaaaaacacctatctttaggtttacactaaaccaaaacttaaaagtttttcaaattttatgagtaaaaaaggcataatacataaaacattcttttaagtttgtgtttagtgtaaatgattggagtaaatggttggagatgctcttaggactggaaatttctagcccgataaaatcaaaaccctattAGCCCGCACTTGATTAACCCGCAACACGTcagggccagacccgaaaacccgataaaatttttattattctattctTTTTACTGCTAATCGACACTCCATTCATTAATTTCTACTAAAAAAATagctttcaattttataataaatatacaaattatatattaaatttttattaatataataattaataaataaattaaaaacttcaaattcactaaaaaaatatttaaatttctaaaacatgcattaaaattccacgaaatatctcaaatattagtatttgatcatgtttatgattgagtttaagcacatatttcaaatatatcacataattaaatattttacactgtttaaatattagtaaattatgatcattatttattggattgatcgcatgttaataTTATCGGTAGCCACCCGATTAACTTGTTGGGCTAGTCTAAACCCGAGTTTTTAGAGTTAGGATTAAACTTTTATAACatgaaagaaatcacaacccgattagcccacactcgattgacccgcaacctGGGTAGAATTAACCGAAACCTGACAGGCCGGCTCGCCTGACATCCCTACCCATTCTGTATTTCAAAACTTATAGAGAATCTCTCTGTCGTGTAGCTTCAATCAAAAACCCAAACTCATTGGATCTTGAGAAATTTTACAATATGAGATTAAATTCGTTGacctctttaatttttgtcattttctttttttttttctaatgaaaatatgaattaaccAAGTTACCCCATATAGTATTTCTTtcttaatcatttttttcatcttttcttGTTTACAAACGCTAATAAGATAATTTGAAACACCAATTCTGAAACCCTCGTCACTTGCATATTTTCATCGGACATATCTCCTTCGACAATGAACCGAAGCCAAGCGGACTTCTATCCCTGCTGTACCCACCAACTCGCCAGACTTATGTCGTTGCTGCAATCGAAGCCACAGACACCGAAGccttgtactccctccgtttcttcatagttgaggcggaacttttcgacACGGAGTTTAAATGAATGTtaggtgtgttaaataaatagataaaaaagtaagaaagaggaaaaggtagaaagaataaagtataaagtgaataaagtagatagaataaagtaagagagagtaaaatgaaagagaggaaaaagttaccatataagaaaacgactcaactacgaagaaactttctgaaatggtaaaatgattCAGCTATTAAAAAATGAGAGTAGTATTTAgtgaattgaaatataattaattaaatatgagagagaataaagtaataaaaaaaatcaaatacactaattttaatattttttttcaaggcAAGTGcgatattttgttatttttcccCACTCCTAGTCAATGGTTGAGAGAAACAGGCACTTGTCACTTGTTGGGCTCCTCCTTGGCCGTTATCTCTACTATTAACAAATTTCATAGTCTCGCGTCCCAAAACCCTCtccattctcttcttctctcagTCTCGCGCACACAAATCGGCCATCCCCTCACAAGTATGTACAGAACGGCTTCTTCTCGACTCAGGGCTCTCAAGGTCtgcattttcttattttctcccCTTTTAACCCTAGCACCCATTCACCCCCCGCATTCACCCGTTGTTTTTGTCTTCGTATCTGTTATTTACTGCCTCCTTATTTTCATCACTGCGTGAATGATTCTATTATTTAGATCTGAAGGCTGCTCAGTGATGAATTgaagattttaatttgtcgCCTGCCCTTCTTTGCAAGCGTTCtctaattttgaaacaaaattagatCTTTTGATAGACAAAATTGGATCTTTTAATTAGATTCCTGTTTTTTCGTGctgattttggattttgtgaaAAAAGGATGTTGCTTCTAATAGACATGTTACAGTATATCagttgattttgttattgGGTAGTGTTTAAAAGGTTATGCGATGGACAGTAGAATTTATCTAACTTTTGCCAATTCCTCAAATATTGTTCAATTCTTCAATTGATCTGGAAATTTGTAGTTCTGGGCTTCATGGATGGTTGACTTTGACtgatatatacatttttatgTGACCAAAATACTGTTATCAAACAATAATACTCCTCcttttcctaaaaataggaaCTTTGGAAACGGCaccatttaatgcaaaattgttaaagtaagagaggaagagaaaaaatgggtatagtaagagagaggaagagaaaaagtagtgttagtggattgtggggtccatTTCTAAAATGGAGAGTTTCTATATTCAGGAAACGGACTTAAAAGGAAagaatttccatttttaggaaacggagggagtataatgttATGCACAGAGATGATATCCTGCTTGAAGtaataacaattaattaacatttgCTACTTCACGTTCTTTgtcttaaatattatttagaGGGGATTGGTTCTACTTTCTAGTGATCtgttaagaaaataaataaattcggtttttttttcaattgacAGGCCGGAACAGGGTCTAGAGGCTTCGCTAGATATGCAAGTACAAGTGCTGTTGCAACTAAGTCATCTGGAGGTATCTTCAGTTGGTTAACCGGTGAAAAGTCTTCTTCACTTCCACCACTAGACTTTCCGCTTGAGGGTATTGTACTTCCCCCTCCGTTGCCAGACTATGTTGAACCTGGGAAGACCAAGATAACTACCCTTCCCAATGGCGTCAGAATAGCTTCAGAAATATCTGCGGTAGGTGTCAATACTACTTTTATTATATCCGTGGGATTTTATTCATCCTCCCCCTCCCCCCTtccattttcctcttttttaaCTATTGGTGATCAGTATATTTCTTCGTCAGAACCCTGCAGCCTCAATTGGACTTTTCGTTGATTCTGGCTCAATCTATGAAAACCCAGATTCATATGGAGCCACACACCTCCTGGAGCGTATGGCCTTTAAAAGTTCCACTAACCGGAGCCACTTGCGCATTGTGCGAGAAGTTGAGGCAATTGGTGGCAATGTAACTGCATCAGCCTCCCGGGAGCATATGAGTTACACCTATGATGCACTTAAAACATATGTACCTCAAATGGTTGAGCTTCTTGTTGACTGTGTTAGAAACCCAGCCTTTTTGGATTGGGAAGTTTGTGAACAGGTacatttgtgtttgttttcttaGGCTCACTCCTCACTCTGTTTGGATATTGTACTGGGATCCTGATATGCCCTCTACAGATCCTCAAGGTGAGTGCTGAGATTAGTGAATACTCCAAAAACCCTCACCACCTGCTTCTGGAGGCTATTCATTCAACTGGTTACTCTGGTGCTTATGCAAATGGTCTTTTGGCTTCAGAAGCTGCAGTTAACAGGTTGAATGGCACTGTTTTGGAGAAATTTGTGTCTGTAAGTATAAGTTCTGAacatcatttttcttcatcttctttaaTTATAGGAGAATAAGTAAGTTTTTCTGTTATGAACCTTTGATGTTGACTATGATTTGTTtctaattggagtatttaccATCATTCCCTCTAACTGATTTTATATGGTTCAGGAACACTACACCGCCCCTAGGATCGTCCTTGCTGCATCAggtgttgagcatgataaACTGTTAGAATATGCAGAGCCACTTTTATCCGATCTTCCTAAAGGTTCTAGCCCAGCAGTGGCAAAGCCAATATACACAGGAGGAGATTTTCGCCGTAAAGGTGATTCAGGGGTGTGTATCAACAATATCCTGGATAGCCtatatattttgcatttttatttctagTCTCATACTTTGGATGTTGATTTTGGAAATTAGGCTTTAATATATCATTCTGAATGCATGTGCAGATGACTCATTTTGCTATGGCCTTTGAAGTTCCTGGTGGCTGGATTAAGGAGAAGGATGCTATGACATTGACCGTTCTTCAGGTTTGTTTGCTCATTTGGACCATCCTTAATTCAACCCCAGATGCACTTTCCTTAAGAAGAAATGATCAATAGGAGAGGATGCTTAAGCTAGCTTGAAATTTCAGAGCTACTTTTCGTTCATGATTCGGTTTCCATTTTTAAGACACTTCTGATTTTCATCTTATAAGAAGACACTTTCTTTATCAATCATGTAGATGCTCATGGGAGGAGGAGGATCTTTCTCAGCTGGTGGTCCTGGAAAGGGGATGTACTCAAGATTATGTACGCTCCAGtgatagtattttaattttgaaactgAATTTAGAAACTCTCGTTCAACACAAATCATGACTTGAGCTGTCTTAGATGCCTGTCTtgtttaattcaaattatgtggCTTAAAAAGACTTTTCTGCCTACatggtttaattttatgcCTCTATGTCATAAGAAATGCCAGTTTAACGATGTTAGGTGTCTGCACTTTTTCTGTGATTACTTTTGTATCAAATGGAGTTTCACATCTCGTTATCTTAATTATAAGCAGATCTTCGTGTCCTGAACGAGCATCCTCAGATCCAATCTTTTTCTGCTTTCAACAGTATCTACAATCACACCGGACTATTTGGAATTCAAGCTAGTACTGTAAGAAAGCATTTTAGATTTCTGCGTCTTTTTAAGCTTTTAAGGAATATTTGTGTTGTCCATGTTTTTTTATGGGTGGTACCGTGGTAGATATCTTGCTTCTACATCTGTTAAACTTTTTGCTTGGTAGCATGGTAGAACTGGGTGAAGAATTATCTCATTGGCAATCtgcctatttttattttatgtacaCGTAATGTAACTTTTAAGCAAGTTTGTGATCATATTCAGTATCCCAAATGAGCATATGATTCTTCAGATATTTTGGATGATATTTTCAGATTCTGAAAATTGTTTGTGCTCCTGTCACTCCATCACCGTGAAAAGTGTAAACATCCAACAGAATGActtaaattatatgttttgatGATTTGATCACAAAGATGTCAATGTATGAATATTATGAACCTGTTTTTGAGGTGACCAAAAACTAATGGATAACTTGCTCTCTGCAGATGATGTTAGACATGGAATATCAGCTTCATGCCTCTATTTTGTGCATATTTAGTTTTGAATCTAGACTGATGAAACTACTTCTTGAATGCAGGGATCTGATTTCGCACCACATGCTATGGAAATTGCCTGCAGAGAACTAACTGCTGTGGCATCTCCTGGAGATGGTTCTATTCTGACCTTTCTTAACTATCTTTTATTCGGTTGAATCTCACAATTTATCAGTGTCCTTGTTTTATGACGACTGTCGATCAAGATAGTCTTTCAGTCCATATACTTTCTTGTACATCATGTATGCACATCTTGCCCCGCAGACAGAATTACTGAGCTTTTGTGGCTTTGATTCTTGTAGTTGATGAAGTACAGCTAAACCGTGCAAAACAATCAACAAAATCTGCCATTTTGATGAACTTGGAATCCAGAGTATGCAATTTTGTGTTGCATCATGGTTTTTAATCTCATGAATTTTTCCTTCCATATGGATTTGTGCCAAATATTCTACTTATTGTTTGGGTTATCATTGCAGATGGTTGCATCTGAAGACATCGGTAAGCAAATTTTGACGTATGGAGAGAGGTGCGTCTAGTAATAATAAGTATTACTTTCAGATTTGCACATTAGTGATTACTGATTGAGTGATATTGATTGGGGCCGATGTTTGATAGTTGATGCTTggtgtttcctttttttaaacttCCACAGTAGTGTCCACTAAGCCAATCTAATTCTCTTAATTGTAAAGTGTTAAAGGCTTAATATGTAGGTTGTTACAATCGTGTGTTTGTTTAGTCCTTGACGTAATGAAAACATTAGGATGTGGAAATCTAGACTTTGAGCCATAAACTATATCCAAATGGTGGTGGTAGTAATagattatactccctccgtcccactaaatgtgaaacatttgcttttcggcatgagattttatgaagtgttgttttgtgagttaagtggaaagagaataaagtagagattatgttgtttccattttaagataTGTGTCACTTTAAGTGGGACAGCCCCTAAAGCAAAGTGCTTCACATTtatcgggacggagggagtactaaaagTAACAAGATTTACTTTGGTTTggaaatatttgttttgagaTGCATCGATGAGGTCAGGATTTATTTCTCATCTTATGAATACATTCACACTCTACTTAGTCTGGCCTGccaaaatttcaattccaagACTCTGAAATTGTCTCTCTCAGTTGATGACTCTTCTTCCCTTACTGACAAATTAACTTGTGCTAGAGCCTACTGTTTCTGTTCTTATGaatacttaataaaaaaagtgtgCATCAGTTGATTTAAAAGAATTCTTATCTATGCTTAGGAAACCGGTGGAGCATTTCTTGAAGGCGGTTGATGAGGTCACAGCGAAAGATATTGCTACAATTGCACAAAGGCTTTTCGAATCTCCCCTTACACTGGCATGTTACGGCGATGGTAACCTTCTTCTcaacatttctttctttctttcttgtaTGGTAAGATTTGATTACCCTCCCGTGCATCTCACACCCCTCCCCTGTATATTATGCAGTGCATCATCTTCCAAGCTATGACCACATTAAACGCAGGTTCAAGTAAAAGTTACCCTTGTTACTGTTGAGATCAGAGAACTGATCGGAGAAGTTCCCCATGTCCCCTGTTTTGGGTGGCGTTTTTGAAACGATGAACAGAACAACCTTTCTCTATGATGatataagagaaaataaggATCTCTACTGAAACAATAATTGACGCATATGTTTGCAAAAATCACTTATGCCTGATTctttgtatgttttgtttgggTTCTGAGTGTATGCCAAAGTATTGATCtgtttttgtcattttctgCGTGGAGTGGACTTTGACTGGTCCCACATCTTGATCAATGGGTAATGTTTATTTTCCTACTTTTCATCtgaatttgataatttaataaccGTAATCAGGATGTTCCTTTTTGTACAAAAGGAATTGCCTCTcttccaaggaagatgacctcTTTCTTTCTTGGGCGGTACgagaatttataaattattttgtgtgttaagtggagaaaataaagtgggaaagagaataaagtaaagataaagattttttttttagtaacgAGTCATCTTGGCAGggacaaattttatattttataattttggcaTACACCATCTGTTTATACTTTATCCATCCTTAGAAAACTGACTAGCTTTACAATTTTTGGCTGTCTTTCAAAATTAGACTAGTTTTACACGCCACTAACAATGTGAACCCACAATTCACTTACACTACTTCcgttatctttttttttgtttttttatctctttcttatttttttctatttatttttactttatcaattgtacATTAAAGCTTATGTTATATACAAGTTTGTCtaattttttgggacggaggcagtataaatcaaatttgtttTCTAAATGTGTATAGTAGTATAACTGATAATATTTTGCCGTCgatatatatttgatttgaatataaatatgaatatttgatttgataataTTCTACAGTCgatatatatttgatttgaatataaatacgAATATTCGATTTGATAATATTCTACACCCCTGGCTCCTATTTATTGCCCATTTTTGTCCATCCCTCAATTGtccacttattttttttttcaccataaatggtaaatatgCCCCACACTCCACTAACTAAtccacttacattttattactacttccGTTCCACATATAGTCACCATTcatatttgttatatttctttGTTATGTTTAGTTGTATTTTATTGAGTTAATTAGAAATACTACCACAAGCAATTTATGCTCGTGTACATTATATTGGCCTCACCTTTTGGTCAGCAATGTGAAAATGCTTTTTATCACACTTCTCCGGCCTCCCTCCCCTCTCTCAAATTCACACATAAATTTTGATCCTGTTGTCCTAAAAGTGGcccataattaaaatataatttaacatGATTTCCAAAATGATATTCATCGTTTGTATGTTTGGTTAAAAACAAGGATTCCAGTGAAGCCTTACATATAAGGAATGGTAAAATGGAATATAGGCAATAAATTAGACAGAGACAGTCACGGGCAACAAGAACCAAAAAGGGCGATGTTTGTAATCTGAATAAAGTGCATTTCATCATCAGAAAGCAACTTGTGGCTCAGATCCCTCGTCTGTCCATAAATGTCAGTGGAATCACCCGTGATCTTTCGTCACATTCCATTTCCCATTCTAACTAAACTAAACCAATAACTTTCATTATCATcattatactattattcattccctctctctatattattcttacTTGTTGATcgcaaatcaaaatcaaaatcaaaatcaaaatccatGTCTGGTTATTGCAGGCTGTTGTt
The nucleotide sequence above comes from Salvia hispanica cultivar TCC Black 2014 chromosome 5, UniMelb_Shisp_WGS_1.0, whole genome shotgun sequence. Encoded proteins:
- the LOC125186003 gene encoding uncharacterized protein LOC125186003 isoform X2, which gives rise to MKMQLQSKACQAKQYVTKHGTTYYKQLLEQNKQYVKEPATVETCSELSKQLFYTHLASIPRRTETFWKEIDYVKNMWRQRQDVKVEDVGIAALFGLECFAWFCAGEIVGRGFTFTGYYP
- the LOC125186003 gene encoding uncharacterized protein LOC125186003 isoform X1, encoding MAARLQQLQSKACQAKQYVTKHGTTYYKQLLEQNKQYVKEPATVETCSELSKQLFYTHLASIPRRTETFWKEIDYVKNMWRQRQDVKVEDVGIAALFGLECFAWFCAGEIVGRGFTFTGYYP
- the LOC125188962 gene encoding mitochondrial-processing peptidase subunit alpha-like; protein product: MYRTASSRLRALKAGTGSRGFARYASTSAVATKSSGGIFSWLTGEKSSSLPPLDFPLEGIVLPPPLPDYVEPGKTKITTLPNGVRIASEISANPAASIGLFVDSGSIYENPDSYGATHLLERMAFKSSTNRSHLRIVREVEAIGGNVTASASREHMSYTYDALKTYVPQMVELLVDCVRNPAFLDWEVCEQILKVSAEISEYSKNPHHLLLEAIHSTGYSGAYANGLLASEAAVNRLNGTVLEKFVSEHYTAPRIVLAASGVEHDKLLEYAEPLLSDLPKGSSPAVAKPIYTGGDFRRKGDSGMTHFAMAFEVPGGWIKEKDAMTLTVLQMLMGGGGSFSAGGPGKGMYSRLYLRVLNEHPQIQSFSAFNSIYNHTGLFGIQASTGSDFAPHAMEIACRELTAVASPGDVDEVQLNRAKQSTKSAILMNLESRMVASEDIGKQILTYGERKPVEHFLKAVDEVTAKDIATIAQRLFESPLTLACYGDVHHLPSYDHIKRRFK